One candidate division KSB1 bacterium DNA segment encodes these proteins:
- a CDS encoding choice-of-anchor D domain-containing protein codes for MKSFRLPIALYILALTAFLINANAFAGTVSRLSNIFPLDTRVIDYPPVDGWQLLTDKGDTYHEDMVIDNFGKVWCFYFRSNGAGQPVYLKIFQPNGYVYKREQIVGFGASESDPKYQSIRAALNSLTGDVWVAIQGKQGGYFVIFDSTGTVKKDSTVIDKAAFLPKITAGRNGKMWISWHNQIQPNADSQGKLARYSTTGTRELGPNNIGQYTYVFNTDIAADDSGRVWAILEVNQSNSYSTKMMIFNENLSTYKEGITIADHAVPVSLQRQLYSDPVNQRMWILEKNVDVDQQKLHQYLFSGTRVATIETVGNCSFIRNERNYLEVIKFNPQNAQNKTYDVYLYYPTTGGLYTSKVKFDSTYQFVQNCVAFNRNYPTLKAYVVQLKSNLTKVKFESVSPGQPQIAAKSVNFDTTKIIPNYSKLRVMRVENKGDEILRVFKVIPHDPDFSVSDTTFTILPSQYRDINVVFKPTREDTIVDYILFLSNDPKNDSLKVTVSGRGYRPTIPIITVDEDTLQFEQVVIGNSQIKYIYVYNDDRYEPLKISRIKSSNSQFTTTDSLGFVLNPKKGKYVGVTFRPIVVGDIEGFLTIQSNDTLRPNLRIVLRGKGIRYGTPRIAVTPDTLKFGAVALGSQKSIYLAIDNTGDNNLEIYNITAADSQYRANMTRFIIPPRGRAYVLITYYAQRLGSANTQLDINSSDLSIPDYFIPIFGSCRKAAPPEISISADTLKFGTVAIGASKTAYFNVSNRGEESLYVRGIKSSDPRYAAYPSSVTIQPGYTSSIAVTFTPNAVGTIKGHLMIVSNDVQRDTLFVYLTGSGRELTNPKMELSVQRIDFGQVATNQSLTKTFTISNSGEKTLEISKLSIKETNSPYSVTPNVLSVPYGQYRTVSVTFTPKQIGLFSGTVTITTNEPGNREIPLSGTGRDPLPQNIAVSQTQVSFDSVALNQSSSRYIWVKNTGERALNVQSIVTTDSSFIPNTSAFTLPPGNTRYILITFTPKERKTYQATLRIQSDDPDNQNQNIALSGYGRLLRNQNIVLSAASLSFGEVPVTQQRSYPLTISNTGEKDLTVTNVSTRTTNFAVNTSALVVGPQSYQTIYVTFTPKEVRNYSDTLTIANNDPETPIVRVLLQGVGRTLRDQQLAVQPNQLNFGSVGAGLAGYQNLQIRNDGEMILKIDNIKSSSDNFSFDFKQPIEISPSNAIWLVVTFRPDSIGKFEADLTIYSNDPLHNALKIPMLGEGRELLPPNISIYPNQFDFGSVALGRNKTAQFSISNQGEKELIINSIVPNNDQFTADKHHLTIAPWANQLVNLTFQPKVLGKIEAELIVTSNDPDSSVMRLPLSGTGRTLLAPQLAYSPKELNFGQVELGQKLTNYLTVQNLGDLPLKLIAIQSRDPHFVVSQDSLLLEGGQSHQLAIQFTPTDTVEIRSTLEIKSNDPSNYLIYVPVTGKGKGRTQQIIVSPEPVDFKQVLIRSTATAYLWVANLGQRPLTISNIESNNKHFKPQLTNFLLEYNSSRQVPITFTPDSIKTFKAKLTILSDDPVLPSKVVDLIGTGRDSIDQQITIFPDSLNFDKVALRTTKALVLTINNIGEKYLKITSVTAKDPSFKPNLTSLQVAPKSSGSIIISFTPTTAKIYRDTLKIVSNDPKRATLLVKLSGTGREPTQQQLVLPDTLLNFGTVPTDRSKSLLLTIRNSGEQNLEIIQLATSDAQFSVKDNLLMIGAGQSAQLLVSFSPTKAGSFTAYLNIKSNDPKKPDARVRLIGNGVVYTGAKVAVSPQSLNFGELLIGAVKRLPLWIYNESTTADLKIDSISINNQAFRISKKSATIKAGSNLPLQVEFQPLFQGNQYGQATIYTNDQYQKLIQVSLFGIGIAEKVGQNVLAQLGWKIDGYTPVGDFFSPAPHTDSLLSDAPDRAWFIKDIMLSKLPTTSYVNICFDDYIQLYINGALVLIENSTQPIRWNIANRDIKQFLRLGRNRISVLVWNKQPGLGAFDCELIVDNEPKIRRGDQNWTHADATWWYYGAMGKEYPTPPPDSPYDRLWFHSDYGIAGSDTLEAQWVFEPTGSDTLYDNSPYGKKAILHNVKWVQGVIGQAMQFAGSKDSYAELYANINKIPQFIELWVNCYGAKQHIQNIITNKGTAEYGQGLFISKNMKLGVYYYNGILETKFTINPGTWYYVSTFYRWDKVWVYVNNVLVDSISYTQGIPVGSNICYLGGNPVDTDSVTAFYGAIDELKIRATDTMPTLMPAVAQMTPSVPDSSAKGTKVQLKFDIYPAPYKILTGIFEYAFGGSENYRRKTLSFRDSTFTSALQLAIPADSATIRGLKYRVSIQTNYGEVKYPSENQSYSWITVKTERESSNVVLPRRIHRMISVPYELDDPSVEAVLADNFGQVNPYQWRLFDWSQKDTSYVAYGDSTWQNRGAFSRGKAFWLITSQQRSYDAGAGRSPGNENYRIVLNPGWNMIGNPFPYPVRWSDIQKTSELISSPIYRSTIDSIGWIYSTQVIQPWEGYFVWNGDNVSRSLIVPPKEAPRGSLSKPKSAAVDYLEKYSDLAVLISATVRCGQFIDNDNLCGLAETADNEFDPCDLMEAPAIGDYVSLSINNKSWSNHPGRYAIDIRKLNDDGCAWPLELDYSLERPDRNMIIRIAAVTELPPGWRMFLFDESQDVAIDLQSNSTIVLNPIAGKNVSVYYKLVIGTEAFLRNNSNDIPLVPLEFELFQNYPNPFNAATTISFNLPKRMHVSLKIYNILGQLVKTLLDEEVKGGNHKIIWDATNDQGQMIATGVYIIQLRSQQNVAIKKLVVIK; via the coding sequence ATGAAATCCTTTCGATTGCCAATTGCGCTCTACATCCTTGCGTTGACAGCGTTTTTAATAAATGCAAATGCATTCGCTGGTACCGTGTCCCGATTAAGCAATATTTTCCCATTGGATACCAGAGTGATCGATTACCCGCCAGTCGATGGCTGGCAACTGCTTACTGATAAAGGAGACACTTATCATGAGGACATGGTGATCGACAATTTCGGCAAGGTATGGTGCTTTTATTTTCGATCGAACGGCGCAGGACAACCTGTTTACTTGAAAATTTTTCAGCCAAACGGGTATGTCTATAAGCGCGAGCAGATTGTCGGCTTCGGGGCTTCCGAAAGCGATCCGAAATATCAGTCGATCCGAGCAGCATTGAACAGCCTGACCGGCGATGTTTGGGTTGCAATTCAGGGAAAACAAGGAGGCTATTTTGTCATTTTTGATTCGACTGGCACGGTAAAAAAGGATTCCACTGTGATCGACAAAGCAGCGTTTTTGCCGAAAATTACCGCTGGAAGAAACGGCAAAATGTGGATCTCCTGGCACAATCAGATTCAACCTAATGCGGATAGTCAAGGCAAATTGGCCCGTTATTCCACCACTGGCACCCGAGAGCTTGGCCCGAATAACATTGGTCAATATACTTATGTGTTTAATACCGACATTGCAGCGGATGATAGCGGTCGTGTCTGGGCCATCCTTGAAGTCAATCAAAGCAACAGCTATTCCACCAAAATGATGATTTTCAATGAAAACTTGTCCACTTACAAAGAAGGAATTACGATTGCCGATCATGCCGTACCAGTCAGTCTCCAGCGGCAGCTCTATTCAGATCCAGTGAATCAGCGGATGTGGATCTTGGAGAAAAATGTTGATGTTGACCAGCAAAAGCTCCATCAATACCTCTTCAGCGGAACAAGAGTCGCGACTATCGAAACCGTCGGCAATTGCAGCTTTATCAGAAATGAGAGAAATTACCTCGAAGTTATAAAGTTCAATCCTCAGAATGCCCAGAACAAAACTTACGACGTCTATCTCTATTATCCTACCACTGGTGGACTATATACCAGCAAGGTGAAATTTGATAGCACGTATCAATTCGTGCAAAATTGTGTTGCTTTTAATAGAAATTATCCAACGTTGAAGGCCTATGTAGTGCAGTTGAAATCGAATCTCACCAAGGTCAAATTTGAATCAGTTTCTCCCGGCCAGCCGCAGATCGCAGCAAAATCGGTGAACTTTGATACCACAAAAATCATCCCAAATTACTCGAAGCTTCGCGTCATGCGGGTCGAAAACAAGGGCGATGAAATCCTCCGAGTTTTTAAAGTCATTCCACATGATCCAGATTTTAGCGTCAGCGACACTACTTTTACAATTCTGCCCAGTCAATATCGCGATATCAATGTCGTTTTCAAGCCGACTAGAGAAGACACTATTGTAGATTATATCTTATTTTTGAGCAATGATCCGAAAAATGATTCATTGAAAGTTACAGTTAGTGGCCGTGGATATCGACCGACCATCCCAATTATCACCGTTGATGAAGATACTTTGCAATTTGAGCAAGTGGTGATTGGCAATAGCCAAATCAAATACATTTACGTTTACAACGATGATCGTTATGAACCGCTTAAGATCTCAAGGATCAAATCGTCCAATTCCCAATTTACCACCACAGATTCGTTAGGATTTGTGCTAAACCCGAAAAAAGGCAAATATGTGGGTGTGACATTTCGCCCAATTGTTGTCGGGGATATTGAGGGTTTTTTGACGATTCAAAGCAATGATACGCTTCGCCCCAATCTTCGGATCGTGTTACGAGGGAAAGGCATCCGCTATGGAACCCCTCGAATCGCCGTTACGCCAGATACGCTAAAATTCGGCGCTGTGGCCTTGGGCTCTCAAAAATCGATTTATTTGGCGATCGATAACACTGGAGATAATAACCTTGAGATTTATAACATTACTGCCGCAGACAGTCAATATCGCGCCAATATGACTCGTTTCATCATTCCGCCCCGTGGCCGCGCCTATGTTTTAATAACATACTATGCTCAAAGACTTGGCAGCGCAAATACGCAATTGGATATCAATAGCTCTGATCTGTCGATTCCGGATTACTTTATTCCAATATTTGGCTCTTGTCGCAAAGCAGCTCCACCTGAAATTTCAATTTCAGCAGACACGTTGAAATTTGGCACCGTTGCGATCGGGGCTTCGAAAACCGCCTATTTCAATGTCAGCAATAGGGGAGAGGAGTCACTTTACGTGCGCGGAATTAAATCCAGCGATCCTCGTTATGCTGCATATCCCAGTTCAGTCACAATTCAGCCTGGTTATACGTCCAGCATAGCGGTGACCTTTACGCCCAATGCTGTTGGAACTATTAAAGGCCACTTGATGATTGTTAGCAACGATGTGCAACGGGATACCTTGTTCGTCTATCTCACTGGATCTGGTCGTGAATTGACAAATCCGAAAATGGAGCTAAGTGTCCAACGAATCGATTTCGGTCAGGTAGCAACGAATCAGAGCCTTACCAAGACTTTTACGATCTCCAATTCTGGGGAAAAAACACTGGAGATCAGCAAACTGAGTATCAAAGAGACAAATTCTCCCTATTCGGTTACTCCGAATGTGCTCAGCGTGCCGTACGGTCAATATCGAACTGTGTCGGTTACTTTTACTCCAAAACAAATCGGGTTATTTTCTGGGACGGTCACCATTACGACTAACGAGCCTGGCAATCGAGAGATTCCGCTTTCGGGAACGGGTCGTGATCCGTTACCGCAAAATATCGCTGTGAGCCAGACACAGGTGTCATTCGATAGTGTCGCGCTCAATCAAAGTTCCAGCAGGTATATCTGGGTGAAAAATACTGGAGAGCGGGCGCTGAACGTTCAAAGTATCGTCACTACCGATTCGAGTTTCATTCCCAATACCAGCGCTTTTACTTTACCGCCTGGAAACACACGCTATATCCTGATCACTTTCACGCCCAAAGAGCGGAAGACCTATCAGGCAACACTTCGAATTCAAAGTGATGATCCCGATAATCAGAACCAGAATATCGCTTTATCAGGCTATGGCCGGTTGCTCCGAAATCAGAATATTGTTCTTTCGGCGGCTTCGCTTTCATTCGGAGAAGTCCCAGTAACGCAGCAGCGAAGTTATCCGTTAACCATTTCCAATACCGGTGAAAAAGATTTAACTGTTACAAATGTTTCCACTCGGACGACAAATTTTGCTGTCAACACTAGCGCCCTTGTAGTTGGGCCTCAATCCTACCAAACAATCTATGTGACATTTACGCCGAAAGAGGTTAGAAACTATAGTGATACCCTGACCATTGCCAATAATGACCCGGAGACGCCGATTGTTCGAGTTCTATTGCAAGGAGTTGGCCGGACACTTCGAGATCAGCAGCTCGCTGTGCAACCGAATCAGCTCAATTTCGGATCTGTGGGAGCTGGATTGGCTGGGTACCAAAACCTCCAGATTCGCAATGATGGAGAGATGATTCTGAAAATCGATAATATCAAAAGCAGCAGCGATAATTTTTCATTCGATTTCAAGCAACCCATTGAGATTTCACCCAGCAATGCGATTTGGCTGGTGGTCACATTTCGTCCTGATAGCATCGGAAAATTTGAGGCCGATCTGACGATTTACAGCAATGATCCGCTTCATAATGCCCTAAAGATCCCAATGCTTGGCGAAGGTCGGGAGCTTCTGCCGCCGAATATTAGCATTTATCCCAATCAATTTGATTTTGGCTCAGTGGCGCTTGGCCGCAATAAAACCGCTCAATTCTCCATCAGCAATCAAGGAGAAAAGGAATTGATCATTAACAGCATCGTTCCAAATAATGATCAATTTACCGCAGATAAGCACCATCTGACCATTGCGCCATGGGCAAATCAATTGGTGAACCTCACGTTTCAGCCTAAGGTTCTAGGCAAAATTGAAGCTGAGCTCATTGTCACCAGCAATGATCCGGATTCTAGCGTGATGCGTCTACCGCTCAGCGGAACTGGCAGAACTTTGCTTGCACCGCAACTGGCGTATTCTCCAAAGGAGCTCAATTTTGGTCAAGTAGAACTTGGCCAAAAACTCACGAATTACCTGACTGTTCAAAATTTGGGTGATTTGCCGCTTAAATTGATCGCCATTCAAAGCCGCGATCCTCATTTTGTGGTCAGCCAGGATTCATTGCTTTTAGAAGGCGGACAGAGTCATCAATTAGCCATTCAATTTACACCCACAGATACAGTTGAAATTCGATCGACCTTGGAAATAAAGAGCAATGATCCAAGCAATTATTTGATCTATGTTCCAGTGACTGGGAAGGGAAAGGGGAGAACTCAACAAATTATTGTTTCACCAGAACCAGTCGATTTTAAACAAGTGCTGATCCGTTCTACGGCAACGGCATATCTTTGGGTGGCCAATTTAGGGCAAAGGCCGCTCACGATTTCAAATATTGAATCGAACAATAAGCATTTTAAGCCCCAACTGACAAACTTTTTGCTGGAATATAATAGCAGCAGACAGGTTCCAATTACCTTCACACCAGACTCAATAAAAACTTTTAAAGCAAAACTGACGATTCTCAGTGACGATCCTGTTTTACCAAGCAAGGTTGTGGATTTAATCGGAACAGGAAGAGATTCTATCGACCAGCAGATCACGATTTTCCCAGATAGTTTAAATTTCGACAAGGTTGCGTTGCGAACGACGAAGGCCCTGGTGTTGACCATAAACAATATTGGAGAAAAATATCTAAAAATCACCAGCGTTACGGCCAAAGATCCATCGTTTAAACCGAATCTCACCAGTCTTCAGGTTGCACCCAAAAGCTCGGGCTCGATCATCATTTCGTTTACGCCTACAACAGCGAAAATCTATCGCGATACGCTGAAAATCGTCAGTAATGATCCAAAACGAGCGACGCTATTGGTGAAGCTTTCAGGCACTGGAAGAGAGCCAACTCAGCAGCAATTAGTTTTGCCGGATACTCTGCTGAATTTTGGTACGGTCCCAACTGATCGGTCTAAGTCTTTGCTCCTGACAATTCGAAATTCTGGGGAACAAAACCTTGAGATCATCCAACTTGCCACCAGTGACGCTCAATTTTCAGTCAAAGATAATTTGCTGATGATTGGAGCGGGGCAGAGCGCACAATTGTTGGTCAGTTTTTCGCCTACGAAAGCAGGATCCTTTACCGCATATCTGAACATCAAGAGCAACGATCCCAAGAAGCCTGATGCCCGGGTAAGACTCATTGGCAATGGTGTAGTTTACACTGGGGCGAAGGTGGCCGTTTCGCCGCAATCACTCAATTTCGGTGAGCTTTTGATCGGCGCGGTCAAAAGGCTGCCGCTGTGGATTTATAACGAATCCACCACCGCTGATCTTAAGATCGATTCAATTTCCATCAACAACCAGGCATTTCGTATTTCGAAAAAGAGCGCAACCATTAAAGCGGGAAGTAATCTGCCGCTTCAGGTGGAATTCCAACCGCTTTTCCAAGGGAATCAATATGGACAGGCCACAATCTACACCAACGATCAATATCAAAAGCTGATTCAAGTGTCGCTGTTTGGAATTGGTATAGCGGAAAAAGTTGGGCAAAATGTACTCGCTCAGCTCGGTTGGAAAATTGATGGCTATACACCTGTGGGTGATTTTTTCAGTCCTGCGCCGCATACAGATAGCTTGCTCAGCGATGCACCAGATCGTGCCTGGTTCATCAAAGATATTATGCTCAGCAAGCTGCCAACCACCAGTTATGTCAACATTTGTTTCGATGATTACATCCAGTTGTACATTAATGGTGCCCTCGTGCTCATCGAAAATTCCACTCAACCCATTCGCTGGAATATCGCGAATCGGGATATTAAGCAATTCTTGCGCTTGGGAAGAAACCGAATTTCTGTTCTTGTCTGGAACAAGCAACCAGGATTAGGCGCTTTTGATTGCGAGTTAATCGTTGATAATGAACCTAAGATTAGGAGAGGCGATCAAAACTGGACTCATGCCGATGCGACTTGGTGGTATTATGGAGCGATGGGAAAGGAATATCCGACACCGCCGCCCGATTCGCCCTACGATCGGCTCTGGTTTCATAGCGATTACGGAATTGCTGGCAGCGACACGTTAGAAGCGCAATGGGTATTTGAACCAACTGGGAGTGATACGCTCTATGATAATTCGCCCTATGGTAAAAAGGCTATTTTGCACAATGTAAAATGGGTGCAGGGCGTCATCGGCCAGGCAATGCAATTTGCGGGTTCGAAAGATTCCTATGCTGAACTTTATGCCAATATCAACAAAATCCCCCAATTTATTGAGCTCTGGGTCAATTGCTACGGGGCTAAACAGCATATTCAGAATATCATCACCAATAAGGGGACTGCCGAATATGGCCAAGGCTTATTCATCTCAAAAAATATGAAGTTGGGGGTTTATTATTACAACGGCATTTTAGAAACCAAATTCACAATCAACCCTGGAACCTGGTATTATGTTTCTACATTTTATCGTTGGGATAAGGTGTGGGTCTACGTAAATAATGTATTGGTCGATTCTATCAGCTATACTCAGGGCATTCCAGTAGGTAGCAACATTTGTTATCTCGGAGGAAACCCAGTAGACACTGATTCGGTAACGGCATTTTATGGTGCGATCGATGAACTTAAAATCAGAGCGACCGATACCATGCCAACACTGATGCCGGCCGTAGCACAAATGACCCCATCTGTCCCAGATTCCTCAGCGAAAGGGACTAAGGTTCAACTGAAATTTGACATTTATCCAGCCCCATATAAGATCCTCACAGGGATATTTGAATATGCATTCGGCGGAAGCGAGAATTATCGTCGAAAAACACTGAGTTTTAGAGATTCCACCTTTACATCCGCCTTGCAATTGGCAATACCAGCAGATTCTGCAACGATCCGTGGATTGAAATATCGGGTTTCGATTCAAACTAATTATGGCGAGGTGAAATATCCTTCTGAAAACCAATCGTATTCATGGATTACAGTCAAAACAGAACGAGAAAGCTCCAATGTTGTTTTGCCGAGAAGAATCCATCGCATGATTTCCGTTCCTTATGAGCTTGATGACCCATCGGTCGAAGCAGTTTTAGCAGATAATTTCGGTCAAGTCAATCCCTATCAATGGCGTTTGTTCGATTGGAGTCAAAAAGATACCAGTTACGTGGCTTATGGCGATTCAACTTGGCAGAACCGCGGGGCCTTTTCAAGAGGTAAAGCGTTCTGGCTGATCACAAGCCAGCAGAGATCTTATGATGCTGGCGCTGGAAGATCTCCCGGCAACGAAAACTATCGCATTGTGTTGAATCCTGGTTGGAATATGATTGGCAATCCATTCCCGTATCCTGTCAGATGGTCAGATATTCAAAAGACATCCGAACTGATCTCATCGCCAATTTATCGTTCAACGATCGACTCAATTGGTTGGATTTATTCAACCCAGGTTATCCAGCCTTGGGAGGGCTACTTTGTATGGAACGGAGATAATGTGAGTCGCAGCCTCATTGTTCCTCCAAAAGAAGCGCCGCGAGGCTCATTAAGTAAGCCAAAATCTGCCGCTGTGGATTATCTTGAGAAATATTCTGATCTGGCTGTCCTGATATCCGCTACCGTTCGTTGCGGACAGTTCATCGATAATGATAATCTCTGTGGTTTAGCCGAAACAGCGGACAATGAGTTTGATCCTTGTGATTTAATGGAAGCGCCGGCGATCGGAGATTACGTATCGCTATCGATCAACAACAAAAGCTGGAGCAATCACCCCGGTCGTTATGCGATCGATATTCGGAAACTGAATGATGACGGTTGTGCTTGGCCGCTTGAACTGGATTATTCTCTGGAAAGACCTGATCGTAATATGATCATTCGAATTGCTGCAGTAACTGAATTGCCCCCCGGTTGGCGGATGTTTTTATTCGATGAGAGCCAGGACGTCGCTATCGACCTCCAAAGCAATTCAACGATCGTGCTCAACCCGATTGCTGGAAAGAACGTCAGCGTCTATTACAAGCTGGTGATCGGCACTGAGGCATTTCTGCGTAATAATTCAAATGACATTCCATTAGTTCCTCTGGAATTCGAATTATTCCAGAATTACCCGAACCCATTCAATGCAGCAACCACGATCTCGTTTAATCTGCCGAAACGGATGCACGTATCGTTGAAAATCTATAATATTCTCGGTCAATTGGTAAAGACTTTGCTCGATGAAGAAGTAAAGGGAGGAAATCATAAGATCATCTGGGATGCAACAAATGATCAAGGTCAAATGATCGCTACGGGAGTTTATATTATTCAATTGCGCTCTCAGCAGAATGTTGCAATCAAAAAACTCGTTGTTATCAAGTAA
- a CDS encoding formylglycine-generating enzyme family protein: MMKKMILIAFGCCMTVISNILAQNRNPVIESLVAEQRTGTFLVDIRYDVSDPENDMLFVYVEVSRDSGKTFTVPAKSFSGNYGFPILPGKDKLIVWDAGIDYPEQYGESFRVRLIASDLKLDRVVSIPADSFLMGDIDGLFDQKPPHTVRLNEFNIAPYAVTNAEYKIYCDLTHRAYPPEGGASQAPIGYFLNYPNYPVVGVSWYDAVRYCNWLSQQYGFNACYDTTNWSYNPSKNGFHLPTEAQWERAARGGLATKKYPWGDEDPGTRCNYQSYQGVLVDSMAHFSNNRGPLPVGKFQPNGFGLYDMAGNVFEWCNDWYQEDYYSISPSQNPLGPSSGTERVIRGGAWNRAEAELRCAFREKKAPNTKRYDLGFRIAR; this comes from the coding sequence ATGATGAAAAAAATGATTCTGATCGCCTTTGGCTGTTGCATGACTGTTATCAGCAACATCTTAGCTCAAAATAGAAATCCAGTGATTGAATCGCTCGTTGCAGAGCAACGGACTGGCACTTTTTTAGTGGACATCCGCTACGATGTAAGCGATCCAGAGAATGATATGTTGTTCGTTTACGTTGAAGTCTCGCGGGATAGCGGCAAGACTTTCACGGTACCGGCTAAAAGCTTCAGTGGTAATTACGGTTTTCCAATTCTACCTGGCAAGGATAAGCTTATCGTTTGGGATGCTGGCATCGATTATCCTGAACAATATGGCGAAAGTTTTCGGGTGAGGCTAATTGCCAGTGACTTAAAGCTCGATCGAGTTGTTTCGATCCCAGCAGATAGTTTTTTAATGGGGGATATCGATGGTTTGTTCGACCAGAAGCCTCCCCACACTGTCCGATTAAATGAATTCAATATCGCCCCGTACGCAGTGACCAATGCAGAATACAAAATTTATTGTGATCTAACCCACCGAGCTTATCCGCCAGAAGGAGGAGCCAGTCAAGCGCCGATCGGATACTTTTTGAACTATCCGAATTATCCAGTAGTTGGGGTTAGCTGGTACGACGCAGTGCGCTATTGCAATTGGCTTAGCCAGCAATATGGATTTAATGCCTGTTATGATACAACGAATTGGAGCTATAATCCTTCGAAAAATGGCTTTCATTTGCCCACAGAAGCCCAATGGGAACGTGCAGCGCGAGGTGGACTTGCGACAAAGAAATATCCCTGGGGAGATGAAGACCCTGGTACGCGCTGCAATTATCAATCTTATCAGGGAGTATTGGTGGACTCAATGGCCCATTTTTCGAATAACCGGGGGCCTTTGCCAGTTGGTAAGTTTCAGCCTAATGGCTTCGGGCTCTATGATATGGCGGGGAACGTGTTTGAATGGTGCAACGACTGGTACCAGGAGGACTATTACTCAATTTCTCCGAGTCAAAATCCACTGGGACCAAGCTCGGGTACAGAACGAGTAATCCGAGGTGGCGCTTGGAACCGAGCTGAAGCAGAGCTCCGTTGCGCTTTTCGGGAGAAAAAAGCGCCAAATACCAAACGATATGACCTTGGTTTTCGAATTGCAAGATAA
- a CDS encoding dCMP deaminase family protein — protein sequence MRRRVRPSWDEYFLKMAFLVAERSTCLRHHVGAIIVKDRHVLTTGYNGAARNIDDCTKLGCLRNQLNIRSGERHEICRAIHAEQNAIIQAGVHGVAIDGGTLYCTHSPCIICAKMIVNAGLKRVVSCGEYPDNFNLVMELFQQAGVRFERIAQPDMTIRLLL from the coding sequence ATGAGAAGGCGCGTTCGTCCCAGTTGGGATGAATATTTTCTCAAGATGGCATTTCTGGTTGCTGAACGATCGACTTGCTTGCGCCATCATGTAGGGGCAATTATTGTGAAAGATCGGCATGTATTAACGACAGGCTATAATGGTGCGGCCAGAAATATTGATGATTGTACCAAACTCGGGTGTCTCAGAAATCAACTCAATATTCGCTCTGGCGAGCGCCATGAAATCTGTCGTGCCATCCATGCAGAGCAAAATGCCATCATTCAGGCTGGGGTCCATGGCGTTGCCATCGATGGTGGAACGTTGTACTGCACCCATAGCCCTTGCATTATTTGCGCCAAAATGATCGTGAATGCTGGATTAAAGCGCGTCGTATCTTGTGGCGAGTATCCAGATAACTTTAATCTGGTCATGGAGCTATTTCAGCAGGCAGGTGTTCGGTTTGAGCGCATTGCACAACCAGATATGACCATTCGGTTACTGCTATAA